A window of Metabacillus sp. B2-18 contains these coding sequences:
- a CDS encoding sugar phosphate nucleotidyltransferase — protein MSIKMLGVIDATAYKPEIEDLTIHRSLAAVPFGSRYRLIDFVLSSMTNSEIESVAIFPKYSYRSLMDHIGSGKQWDLNRKTDGLFFFPSPHLHNEYDEFGSFRQFSDHIDFFLRSKQEYAVITNSHTVCNIDFQKVLSRHIENGCDITEVRKDGQSLQMYIMSTKLLLDLIQDKEKTGCKTLADVIIENQHNFTICDYEFRGYAAVIDSLANYYKHSMEMLNPAIWKEIFMKNRPILTKAKDEPPTKYGKNAVVKNSLIANGCKIEGYVENSIIFRGVHIGKDTVIKNSVVMQKTNIGENCVLENIITDKDVKVLDYSKLSGSHLEPTILRKRTIQGAMMNS, from the coding sequence ATGAGTATTAAAATGTTAGGTGTTATTGATGCTACAGCATATAAACCAGAAATTGAAGATTTAACGATCCATCGTTCATTAGCAGCAGTTCCTTTTGGTAGTCGATATCGTTTAATAGATTTTGTTCTATCTAGCATGACAAATTCTGAGATTGAAAGTGTTGCTATTTTTCCTAAGTATTCTTATCGCTCCCTAATGGATCACATTGGTTCCGGAAAACAGTGGGATCTAAATCGTAAAACAGATGGATTATTTTTCTTCCCATCTCCTCATTTACACAATGAATATGATGAGTTTGGATCTTTCCGACAATTTTCTGATCACATTGATTTCTTTTTAAGAAGTAAACAGGAGTATGCGGTTATTACCAATAGTCATACAGTTTGTAATATTGATTTTCAGAAGGTATTAAGTCGTCATATAGAAAATGGCTGTGATATAACAGAAGTTCGAAAAGATGGTCAGTCGTTACAAATGTATATTATGTCAACAAAACTTCTTCTTGATCTTATTCAGGATAAAGAAAAAACAGGATGCAAAACACTTGCTGACGTTATTATAGAAAATCAACATAATTTCACTATTTGTGATTATGAATTTAGAGGCTATGCAGCTGTTATAGATTCATTAGCCAATTATTATAAACATAGTATGGAAATGCTTAACCCAGCTATTTGGAAAGAAATTTTCATGAAAAACCGACCAATTTTAACGAAAGCAAAAGATGAGCCACCAACCAAATATGGAAAAAATGCAGTTGTAAAAAATTCCTTAATTGCTAATGGATGTAAAATAGAAGGTTATGTGGAAAATAGTATTATTTTTAGAGGAGTTCATATCGGAAAAGATACAGTTATTAAAAATAGTGTCGTTATGCAAAAGACAAATATTGGAGAGAACTGTGTACTAGAGAATATTATTACAGATAAAGATGTTAAAGTATTAGACTATTCTAAATTAAGTGGATCACATTTAGAGCCAACGATACTAAGAAAAAGAACCATTCAAGGAGCGATGATGAACTCGTGA
- the glgA gene encoding glycogen synthase GlgA, whose protein sequence is MKVLFAVSECVPFVKSGGLADVAGALPKELKKLGADVRVILPKYSLISESYREKMTKLDEIIVPVGWRQQYCGIEKLEYEGITYYFLDHEYYFYRDSLYGHYDDGERFSFFCRGVLETLEAIDFQPDIIHSHDWHTGMISYLLQKEYREKPFYEEIKTVFTIHNLQFQGVFPYSILHDLLNLGDEDFKNLEFYGDISFMKAAIISSDFITTVSPTYKEEIQTAYYGERLDGLLRSRNSSLIGILNGIDDTVYNPETDENIYSQFTPETLIKKAENKAALQAAFGLPESKDTPIISMVTRLTKQKGLDLVKRVFDEVLAKDVQVIVLGTGEKEFEDYFKHMEWVYPTKFKAYIGFDEKLAHQIYAGSDLFLMPSKFEPCGLGQLIALRYGTIPIVRETGGLNDTVFPFQEELNEGNGFTFSHFNAHDMLYSINRAIEYYHQDEVWHKIVNTAMTQDYSWSQSALKYKQLYTDLITGSDEHVL, encoded by the coding sequence GTGAAAGTATTATTTGCTGTTTCAGAATGTGTACCTTTTGTAAAATCAGGAGGATTAGCTGATGTTGCAGGTGCATTACCAAAGGAATTAAAAAAACTAGGAGCTGACGTTAGAGTCATTCTACCCAAATATTCTTTGATATCAGAGTCTTATCGTGAAAAGATGACTAAATTAGATGAAATAATTGTTCCGGTTGGATGGAGACAGCAGTATTGTGGAATTGAAAAATTAGAATATGAAGGAATTACGTATTATTTCTTAGATCATGAATATTATTTTTATCGTGATTCTTTGTATGGACATTATGATGATGGTGAGCGCTTCTCATTCTTTTGTAGAGGCGTACTAGAAACATTAGAAGCTATTGATTTTCAGCCTGACATCATACATTCACATGATTGGCATACAGGAATGATTAGTTATTTATTACAAAAAGAATACAGAGAGAAACCTTTTTATGAGGAAATCAAAACAGTGTTTACGATTCATAATCTCCAATTTCAAGGTGTATTTCCATACAGTATTCTCCACGATCTTTTAAATCTGGGGGATGAAGACTTTAAAAATCTAGAGTTTTATGGAGATATTAGCTTCATGAAGGCAGCAATAATCTCATCAGATTTTATAACAACTGTTAGTCCAACATATAAAGAGGAAATTCAGACAGCCTACTATGGAGAAAGACTGGATGGTCTATTAAGATCCCGAAATTCTTCTCTTATAGGAATTTTAAATGGAATTGATGATACAGTTTATAATCCTGAAACAGATGAAAATATTTATTCACAGTTTACACCGGAAACACTCATAAAAAAAGCGGAGAATAAAGCTGCTCTACAAGCTGCTTTTGGGTTACCTGAGAGTAAAGATACACCAATTATTTCAATGGTAACAAGGTTAACGAAGCAAAAAGGTTTAGATTTAGTTAAACGTGTTTTTGATGAGGTATTAGCTAAGGATGTTCAAGTGATCGTTCTTGGTACAGGAGAAAAGGAATTTGAAGATTATTTTAAACATATGGAATGGGTTTATCCGACAAAGTTTAAAGCATACATAGGATTTGATGAGAAGCTTGCACATCAAATTTATGCCGGCTCCGATTTATTTTTAATGCCATCAAAATTTGAACCATGTGGTTTGGGGCAGTTAATTGCTCTAAGATATGGCACTATTCCAATTGTCCGTGAAACAGGCGGATTAAATGACACAGTGTTTCCTTTTCAGGAAGAGTTAAATGAAGGTAATGGATTTACGTTTAGTCATTTTAATGCCCATGATATGTTGTATTCAATAAATCGCGCTATCGAGTATTATCATCAAGATGAGGTTTGGCACAAGATCGTCAATACTGCCATGACACAAGATTATAGTTGGAGCCAATCAGCATTAAAATATAAGCAGCTTTACACTGATTTGATCACTGGGAGTGATGAGCATGTTCTCTAA
- the glgB gene encoding 1,4-alpha-glucan branching enzyme, with amino-acid sequence MMLMCPSDFDIHLFHEGQSFESYRFLGAHILERDGELGTNFCVWAPHARQVNVVGNFNKWNSQEHQMEKLNEEGIWSLFIPRVTEGEIYKYEIHSSNGQKLLKSDPYAFHSEVRPDTASIVYDLSGFEWSDQKWQRRKKLREVYDRPLAIYEVHLGSWKIKEDGELYSYIELAEMLIPYVLEHGFTHIELLPIIEHPYDRSWGYQGTGYYSATSRFGSPKDFMAFINACHEENIGVIIDWVPGHFCKDAHGLYMFDGLPTYEYTNEKDRENYIWGTANFDLGKTEVQSFLVSNALFWMEYFHIDGFRVDAVANMLYWPNSNELVENPYAVSFIKKLNEAVFANDPNILMIAEDSTDWPMVTSPTSSGGLGFNYKWNMGWMNDILSYMEASPENRNELHHKVTFSFLYAFSENFILPFSHDEVVHGKKSLLNKMPGDYWQKFAQLRLLYAYMFTHPGKKLLFMGGEFGQYDEWKDLEQLDWMLEEYEMHNKMRSYFKHLLSNYNKQKSLFEVDHSFEGFEWIDADNRDQSIFSFIRKGQKENEILVVVCNFKPIVYYDYKIGVPIDTEYVEIINSDAEEFGGSNQLNKKNLRAIEGEFHGRPYHLSMTIPPYGAVILRAVKKRGENKNGKKTMRSNVTSRG; translated from the coding sequence GTGATGCTCATGTGTCCATCAGACTTTGATATTCATTTATTTCATGAAGGACAGTCTTTTGAAAGCTACCGGTTCTTAGGAGCTCATATACTGGAACGAGATGGTGAGCTGGGTACTAATTTTTGTGTTTGGGCACCACATGCGAGACAGGTAAATGTAGTAGGGAACTTTAACAAATGGAACAGTCAGGAACATCAAATGGAGAAATTAAATGAGGAGGGGATATGGAGCTTATTTATTCCTAGAGTTACTGAGGGTGAGATCTATAAATATGAAATACATTCTTCAAATGGTCAAAAGCTTCTTAAGTCAGACCCTTATGCTTTTCATTCTGAGGTAAGGCCTGATACTGCATCGATTGTTTATGATTTATCCGGGTTCGAATGGTCAGATCAAAAGTGGCAAAGAAGGAAAAAGTTAAGAGAAGTGTATGATCGTCCGTTAGCTATTTATGAAGTTCACTTAGGTTCTTGGAAAATAAAAGAGGATGGTGAGCTATATAGCTATATTGAACTTGCGGAGATGCTTATTCCTTATGTATTAGAACACGGATTCACTCATATTGAACTTTTACCTATAATTGAACATCCATATGATCGATCTTGGGGATATCAAGGAACAGGGTATTATTCTGCTACAAGTCGTTTTGGATCGCCAAAAGATTTTATGGCATTTATAAATGCTTGTCATGAAGAAAATATTGGTGTCATCATTGATTGGGTTCCAGGTCATTTTTGTAAAGATGCTCATGGATTATATATGTTTGATGGGCTACCAACGTATGAGTACACAAATGAAAAAGATCGTGAAAATTATATCTGGGGTACTGCAAATTTTGATTTAGGAAAAACAGAAGTACAAAGTTTCTTAGTGTCCAATGCTTTGTTTTGGATGGAATATTTTCATATTGATGGGTTTAGGGTTGATGCAGTCGCCAACATGCTCTATTGGCCAAATTCGAATGAACTTGTTGAAAACCCTTATGCTGTTTCTTTTATTAAAAAACTTAATGAAGCAGTATTTGCAAATGATCCGAATATACTTATGATTGCTGAGGATTCAACTGATTGGCCGATGGTTACCTCTCCAACCTCGTCAGGTGGTCTTGGCTTTAACTACAAATGGAATATGGGTTGGATGAACGATATTCTTTCTTATATGGAGGCCTCTCCAGAGAATAGAAATGAACTCCACCATAAAGTTACATTCTCCTTTTTATATGCTTTTTCAGAAAACTTCATTTTACCTTTTTCTCATGACGAAGTTGTTCATGGAAAAAAATCATTATTAAATAAGATGCCGGGTGATTATTGGCAAAAATTTGCCCAATTAAGGCTTCTGTATGCATATATGTTTACACATCCTGGAAAGAAACTTCTTTTTATGGGAGGTGAATTTGGTCAGTATGATGAATGGAAGGATTTAGAGCAACTTGATTGGATGTTGGAAGAGTATGAGATGCATAACAAAATGCGTAGCTATTTTAAGCATTTGCTCTCAAACTATAACAAGCAAAAGTCATTGTTTGAAGTAGACCATTCATTTGAAGGTTTTGAGTGGATAGATGCAGATAATCGCGATCAAAGTATTTTTTCTTTTATCCGAAAAGGACAAAAAGAAAATGAAATACTTGTTGTTGTTTGTAACTTTAAACCAATTGTTTATTATGATTACAAAATTGGGGTACCAATTGACACAGAATATGTAGAGATTATAAATAGTGATGCAGAAGAGTTTGGTGGTTCAAATCAATTGAACAAAAAGAATCTTAGGGCAATAGAAGGCGAGTTTCATGGGAGGCCATATCATCTATCTATGACAATTCCACCGTATGGAGCAGTTATTCTACGTGCAGTTAAAAAAAGAGGGGAGAATAAGAATGGGAAAAAAACAATGCGTAGCAATGTTACTAGCAGGGGGTAA
- a CDS encoding glucose-1-phosphate adenylyltransferase: protein MGKKQCVAMLLAGGKGSRLSSLTKNLAKPAVPYGGKYRIIDFTLSNCTNSSIDTVGVLTQYQPLVLNSYIGIGSVWDLDRKNGGVTVLPPYSESSEMKWYKGTASAIYQNINYIKQYDPEYVLILSGDHIYKMDYSKMLDYHIDKNADASISVIEVPWDEASRFGIMNTNDKMQVVEFDEKPANPKNNLASMGIYIFKWSLLKEYLEMDERNQYSSHDFGKDIIPLLLEEKRNVVAYPFKGYWKDVGTVKSLWEANMDLLNDESELNLFDRDWKIYTVNSNHPPQFIAEDAVVTDSLVNDGCVIMGNVHHSVLFQGVTVGKNTKIKNTVLMPDTIIGENVYIENAIVPCGLEIPDGTVICPDTNSDEILLVTDEIISLTENKVN from the coding sequence ATGGGAAAAAAACAATGCGTAGCAATGTTACTAGCAGGGGGTAAAGGTAGCAGGTTAAGCTCTCTTACTAAAAATTTGGCAAAGCCGGCAGTTCCGTATGGGGGAAAATATAGAATCATAGATTTTACTTTAAGTAATTGTACCAACTCTAGCATTGATACTGTAGGTGTATTAACACAATATCAACCACTAGTTTTAAATTCATATATAGGAATTGGAAGTGTGTGGGATTTAGATCGTAAAAATGGTGGGGTAACCGTTCTTCCTCCTTACTCTGAATCCTCTGAAATGAAGTGGTATAAAGGGACAGCAAGCGCAATCTATCAAAACATTAATTATATTAAACAATATGATCCTGAATATGTATTAATCTTGTCGGGAGATCATATCTACAAAATGGATTATTCTAAAATGCTTGACTACCACATTGATAAAAATGCTGATGCCTCCATTTCTGTTATAGAAGTGCCTTGGGATGAGGCTAGTCGATTTGGAATTATGAATACCAATGACAAAATGCAGGTAGTTGAATTTGATGAAAAGCCTGCTAATCCTAAAAATAATTTGGCCTCAATGGGAATTTATATTTTTAAATGGTCACTTTTAAAAGAATACTTGGAGATGGATGAACGTAATCAATATTCAAGTCATGATTTTGGGAAAGATATTATTCCTTTATTGCTAGAAGAGAAACGCAATGTTGTTGCTTATCCTTTTAAAGGATATTGGAAAGATGTAGGAACGGTTAAGAGTCTTTGGGAAGCAAATATGGATTTATTAAATGATGAGTCGGAGCTAAATTTATTTGATCGAGACTGGAAGATCTACACGGTTAATTCTAATCATCCACCTCAATTTATTGCTGAGGATGCGGTAGTAACTGATTCTCTTGTTAATGACGGTTGTGTCATTATGGGAAATGTTCATCATTCCGTTTTATTCCAAGGCGTTACGGTTGGTAAAAATACAAAAATAAAAAATACGGTCTTAATGCCTGACACAATAATCGGGGAAAATGTCTACATTGAAAATGCAATCGTTCCATGTGGTTTAGAAATTCCAGATGGTACTGTGATATGTCCTGATACGAATTCAGATGAAATTTTACTTGTTACAGATGAAATCATATCCTTGACTGAGAACAAAGTTAATTAA
- a CDS encoding TIGR00266 family protein — MNAHEIDYVLHGDDMQCVEIELDPNESVVAEAGGMMMMEDGIDMETIFGDGDNNQKGFFGKLVGAGKRVITGESLFMTVFTNKGVGKKRVSFAAPYPGKIIPVDLSELGGKIICQKDSFLCAAKGVSIGIDFQKKLGTGFFGGEGFIMQKLEGDGLGFLHAGGTIIRRDLQPGEKLRIDTGCLVALTKEVDYNIEFVGKVKTAFFGGEGLFFATVQGPGTVWVQTLPFSRLADRVIASAPSAGGEGRGEGSLLGGLGRLLDGD; from the coding sequence ATGAACGCTCATGAAATTGATTATGTTTTACATGGCGATGACATGCAATGTGTTGAAATTGAGTTAGATCCGAATGAAAGTGTTGTAGCTGAAGCTGGCGGCATGATGATGATGGAAGATGGCATCGATATGGAAACCATTTTTGGTGATGGAGACAACAACCAAAAAGGCTTTTTTGGTAAGCTGGTTGGAGCTGGTAAACGTGTCATCACGGGTGAGAGCTTATTTATGACAGTTTTCACAAACAAAGGTGTTGGTAAAAAGCGTGTCTCATTTGCTGCTCCTTATCCCGGGAAAATCATACCTGTTGATTTGAGTGAGCTTGGTGGAAAGATTATTTGTCAAAAAGACTCCTTCCTTTGTGCAGCAAAAGGTGTATCAATTGGCATTGATTTTCAAAAGAAGCTTGGAACTGGCTTTTTTGGTGGAGAGGGTTTCATTATGCAAAAGCTTGAAGGAGATGGTCTTGGCTTTTTACATGCTGGAGGAACCATTATCCGCCGTGACCTTCAACCTGGAGAGAAATTAAGAATTGATACAGGTTGCTTAGTCGCATTAACAAAAGAAGTTGATTACAATATTGAATTTGTTGGAAAAGTAAAGACTGCTTTTTTTGGTGGAGAAGGCTTATTCTTCGCTACTGTACAAGGACCAGGAACAGTTTGGGTTCAAACATTACCATTCAGTCGCTTAGCAGATCGAGTAATTGCAAGTGCACCATCTGCTGGCGGTGAAGGTCGTGGTGAAGGCAGTCTACTTGGCGGTTTAGGTCGACTTTTAGACGGTGATTGA
- a CDS encoding glycogen/starch/alpha-glucan phosphorylase: MFSNKDSFKKSFLKRLESMCGKGFEESTRRDQYFTLGNMVREYISSKWIDTNELYRAENKKQVYYLSIEFLLGRLLCQNLLNLGIKEVVEEGLAELNIHLNEIEECESDPALGNGGLGRLAACFLDSLATLNLPGHGYGLRYKHGLFDQKIVDGYQVELPEQWLRHGNVWEVRKPDQAVEVSFWGRIESSYEGNSLTFKHVGEQKVLAVPYDMPVVGYQVDTVNTLRLWNAEPASFGPNQDVLSYKRDTEAITDFLYPDDTHDEGKILRLKQQYFLVSSSLQSIIQSFKKENSNIRELHHYVAIHINDTHPALAIPELMRILVDIEGLTWNEAWHVTTNTVSYTNHTILAEALEKWPIYLFKPLLPRIYMIIEEINERFCAELWDRYPGEWQRIEHMAIIAHGLVKMAHLAIVGSNSINGVAKIHSDILKNREMKSFYEVYPEKFNNKTNGITHRRWLLKANPELTNLIKETIGEDWVKQPEKLIDLKRHVYHPSVKEQFAQVKRKRKEILAKKIAEKNGILVDIDSIFDVQVKRLHAYKRQLLNVLHIMYLYNRIKEDPNYVIQPRTFIFGAKASPTYYYAKKVIKLIHSLADKVNNDPRVSQVIKVVFMENYRVSLAEDIFPAADVSEQISTASKEASGTGNMKFMMNGALTVGTLDGANIEIMEEIGKDNIFTFGLTAQEVLKYEENGRYRSMEYYHHDLRIRQVINQLTNGFFSEDEGEFESIADSLLVQNDQYFVLRDFASYIDIQEKVGIAYQNREKWLEQALINVSHSGFFSSDRTIQQYAEGIWNIEPLGVKM; encoded by the coding sequence ATGTTCTCTAATAAAGATTCATTTAAAAAAAGCTTTTTAAAAAGGCTTGAAAGTATGTGTGGCAAAGGCTTTGAAGAATCAACTAGACGTGATCAGTACTTTACATTAGGGAATATGGTAAGAGAATATATTAGCTCTAAATGGATTGATACGAACGAGCTTTACCGGGCTGAAAATAAAAAGCAAGTATACTATTTATCAATTGAATTTCTCTTAGGTCGTTTACTTTGTCAAAACTTATTAAACCTAGGAATTAAAGAGGTTGTTGAGGAAGGTCTGGCAGAGCTTAATATTCACTTAAATGAAATAGAAGAGTGTGAGTCAGACCCAGCTCTAGGAAACGGCGGATTAGGAAGATTAGCAGCATGCTTCTTAGATTCTTTGGCTACATTAAATCTTCCTGGTCACGGTTATGGGCTCCGATATAAGCACGGACTATTTGATCAAAAAATAGTGGATGGATATCAAGTTGAGCTCCCGGAGCAATGGTTACGACATGGAAATGTGTGGGAAGTACGGAAGCCTGATCAAGCTGTTGAGGTATCATTCTGGGGTAGAATAGAATCAAGTTATGAAGGAAATTCTCTCACTTTTAAGCATGTAGGAGAACAAAAGGTGTTAGCCGTTCCTTATGATATGCCTGTTGTTGGCTACCAGGTCGATACAGTTAACACGTTGAGGCTTTGGAATGCTGAACCTGCCTCATTTGGTCCAAATCAAGATGTTTTATCATATAAGAGAGATACTGAGGCAATTACAGATTTCCTTTATCCTGATGATACACATGATGAGGGCAAAATATTAAGGTTAAAACAACAGTATTTCCTTGTTTCTTCAAGTTTACAAAGTATCATTCAGTCGTTTAAAAAAGAGAATTCTAACATTAGAGAACTTCATCATTACGTGGCTATTCATATAAATGATACACATCCGGCTTTGGCTATTCCTGAATTAATGAGAATATTAGTTGATATTGAAGGATTAACTTGGAATGAAGCATGGCATGTAACAACAAATACAGTGTCTTATACAAATCATACGATCTTAGCGGAAGCACTAGAAAAATGGCCAATTTATTTATTTAAGCCATTACTTCCTAGAATTTATATGATTATAGAAGAAATTAATGAGAGATTTTGTGCAGAGCTCTGGGATCGATATCCGGGAGAATGGCAACGTATTGAGCATATGGCCATTATCGCTCACGGCCTTGTGAAAATGGCTCATCTCGCAATAGTTGGGAGTAATAGTATTAACGGGGTAGCCAAAATACACTCTGATATTTTAAAAAATAGAGAGATGAAATCTTTCTATGAGGTTTATCCCGAAAAATTCAATAACAAAACAAATGGTATTACACATAGAAGGTGGCTACTTAAAGCAAATCCTGAATTAACAAACTTAATTAAAGAAACAATTGGTGAGGATTGGGTAAAACAGCCTGAAAAATTAATAGATTTAAAGAGACATGTTTATCATCCATCAGTAAAAGAACAATTTGCACAGGTGAAAAGGAAGCGTAAGGAAATACTAGCGAAGAAAATAGCAGAAAAAAATGGGATTCTAGTAGACATTGATTCTATTTTTGATGTTCAAGTTAAAAGATTACACGCATATAAAAGACAGTTATTAAATGTTCTTCATATTATGTATTTATACAATCGAATAAAAGAAGATCCTAATTATGTGATACAACCTCGTACATTTATTTTTGGAGCAAAAGCATCTCCAACGTATTATTACGCAAAGAAGGTCATAAAACTTATCCATTCCTTAGCTGATAAAGTAAACAATGACCCAAGAGTTTCGCAGGTTATAAAGGTTGTATTTATGGAAAATTATCGTGTTTCATTGGCTGAAGATATCTTCCCAGCTGCAGATGTTAGTGAACAGATTTCGACTGCAAGCAAAGAGGCATCTGGTACAGGAAATATGAAATTTATGATGAATGGTGCTTTAACAGTTGGGACATTAGATGGAGCAAATATTGAGATCATGGAGGAGATTGGTAAAGATAATATTTTTACCTTTGGTCTTACTGCACAAGAGGTGCTCAAGTATGAAGAAAACGGCCGTTATCGATCAATGGAATATTATCACCATGATTTAAGAATTCGACAAGTTATCAATCAATTAACAAATGGATTTTTCTCAGAAGATGAAGGAGAATTTGAGTCAATTGCTGATTCCTTACTCGTTCAAAATGATCAATATTTTGTTTTACGTGATTTTGCTTCTTATATTGATATACAAGAAAAGGTTGGCATAGCTTATCAAAACCGAGAAAAATGGCTGGAGCAGGCATTAATAAACGTATCACATTCAGGCTTCTTTTCAAGTGACAGAACCATACAGCAATATGCTGAAGGAATTTGGAATATTGAGCCGCTTGGAGTGAAAATGTAA